The following nucleotide sequence is from Halorussus caseinilyticus.
TCGTCCACCGTCGCGTCGATGGTGTGTCCGTCGTAGCGAACTTCCTCTTGAGCTACGTCGACCTCGATTTCGGCGTCGGGGTTCTGCTCGACGTAGCGCTGGAGCGTTTCTACGTCCTCGGGGTCGGCCGTGACCGTCGGCACGCCGAGCGCAAGGCAGTTGCCCGCGAAGATTTCGGCGAAGCTCTCGCCGACGATGGCGTCGATTCCCCACCGGACGAGCGCTTGGGGCGCGTGTTCGCGCGAGGAACCGCACCCGAAGTTGGCGTTGACCACCATCACGGAGGCGTCCCGGAACTTGTCCTCGTTGAAGGGGTGGTCCTTGGGTTCGTCGTCCTCGGTGAATCGCTGG
It contains:
- the leuD gene encoding 3-isopropylmalate dehydratase small subunit, which encodes MSDEIETVEYASGTGIPVRGNDVDTDQIIPARFMKVVTFDGLGQFAFHDQRFTEDDEPKDHPFNEDKFRDASVMVVNANFGCGSSREHAPQALVRWGIDAIVGESFAEIFAGNCLALGVPTVTADPEDVETLQRYVEQNPDAEIEVDVAQEEVRYDGHTIDATVDDAQRKALVEGVWDTTALLKSNAEAVADTAADLPYVEGAE